A single genomic interval of Passer domesticus isolate bPasDom1 chromosome 26, bPasDom1.hap1, whole genome shotgun sequence harbors:
- the LOC135286312 gene encoding basic proline-rich protein-like, with protein MFNCCSHGTLLHFGLQSSRLNICYYHQDLHLRRLHPGPRPRLRGAPQRPSYSSRPSPRGHRTAGDGRINQHLFWALMSVGIGRLNPAFGSSRSASSAYQKWPTEHSHSTARLHASEPAPLPIETAPGAGGPGPRTPARNAALRGRRPPRGATPPATAPPTGGEEGAAAVLSLGPGIRRDLLPGGSNTRQPLARRRATCPPEAFPADPEPVAAHRRGGNAPGQGRPPAGRRSPHRPAPPGPPPRTELRRRTGRRGRPADGRLFLPPCRPSRPAPTAAPAGARAPGDEEGRTGGRGAENGRPHPVSENRKGSAAETAPKDAGRAARGGLGGDRDERTTAPSRAGDRDRGGPAKEEGVTTPVPRPSRPTRARQHGTVPAGYPPADSRPHGGEARGRGPRLAPPLGPLSLSALGGARSTPSLSRSLPGRRHRTAARPRRGRAPPQRLAPGAGSYGALPESAFRGTKALRGRPRPRRRPPGRRERIEAAEGNRSPRRAPTAFPPGTGRPPPPPPTAGNGPARRPQPRRRGGPRTAIDRQATLRQAETPPRVPFFGGGPGARARPGLRAEGQHGARRTAGGTAARPTSIARDDTHAHAAGGTTAVGPRTRRLPFAAPRRGRLSPAALQRSRRHAPTTAPPARPPREPLPSERPATGGRTPSPVPEADATETRAGAAGARGRPGGGPAAAAAALPGPPQPRRAVGAPSPGHAPGGRRTAPSRGATPARRAPTRRPGGEAPPRLPARPPFGPHAAGKGDGNATGEARAGTADGAGGRRPAGRPRPPGREGGTLAERRRRRSARGRPRSRASADGGTAERSPQTGWGGGRAGDVRRTAPPVRSRRRPSRGEARPRQGESGQGESAAGAGGRNPAAEERQRARALCRHRPGFEGSGSAGPAARPRAAASPPRPGRREGGAGRPSPARRGYPPPARAAETTAAAGARPVATDTTAGDRRERLPTPQWRRATARRTPAAAGTAAAAAAGRAEPPESLNRRPARRAPFGPRGV; from the exons ATGTTCAACTGCTGTTCACATGGAACCCTGCTCCACTTCGGCCTTCAAAGCTCTCGTTTGAATATTTGCTACTACCACCAAGATCTGCACCTGCGGCGGCTCCACCCGGGCCCACGCCCCAGGCTTCGAGGCGCACCGCAGCGGCCCTCCTACTCGTCGCGGCCTAGCCCCCGCGGGCATCGCACTGCCGGCGACGGCCGG ATCAACCAACACCTTTTCTGGGCTCTGATGAGCGTCGGCATCGGGCGCCTTAACCCGGCGTTCGGTTCATCCCGCAGCGCCAGTTCTGCTTACCAAAAGTGGCCCACTGAGCACTCGCATTCCACGGCGCGGCTCCACGCCAGCGAGCCGGCCCCCTTACCCATTGAAA CGGCGCCGGgggccggcgggcccggcccccgcaCCCCCGCGCGAAACGCCGCGCTGCGAGGACGCCGCCCCCCGAGGGGGGCGACGCCCCCCGCCACGGCGCCGCCGACGGGGGGGGAGGAGGGCGCGGCGGCGGTCCTCTCCCTCGGCCCCGGGATTCGGCGAGACCTGCTGCCCGGGGGCTCTAACACCCGGCAGCCGCTCGCGCGGCGCCGGGCCACCTGCCCGCCGGAGGCCTTCCCAGCCGACCCGGAGCCGGTCGCGGCGCACCGCCGCGGAGGAAATGCGCCCGGCCAGGGCCGgccgccggccgggcggcggtcCCCGCACCGGCCCgccccccccggcccgcccccgcggACGG AGCTGCGCCGCCGCACCGGCCGACGGGGCCGGCCGGCCGACGGAcggcttttccttcctccctgccgACCCAGCCGTCCCGCCCCtaccgccgcccccgccggcgcCCGCGCGCCGGGGGACGAGGAGGGGCGAACCGGAGGGAGAGGCGCGGAGAACGGGAGACCCCATCCCGTAAGCGAGAACCGAAAAGGGAGCGCGGCGGAGACGGCCCCGAAGGAcgccggccgggcggcgcgCGGCGGCCTCGGCGGGGACAGAGACGAGAGAACGACGGCGCCCTCGCGCGCCGGAGACCGCGACAGAGGGGGACCGGCGAAGGAGGAGGGGGTCACAACCCCCGTTCCCCGGCCCTCCCGCCCGACGCGCGCGCGGCAGCACGGCACGGTACCCGCCGGGTACCCACCCGCAGACAGCCGCCCGCACGGGGGGGAAGCCCGGGGGCGAGGCCCGCGCCTCGCCCCCCCTCTcggccctctctctctctcggccCTCGGCGGCGCGCGTTCGACGCcgtctctctctcgctctctccccggccgccgccaccgcactgcggcgcggccccggcggggacgAGCTCCACCCCAGCGGCTCGCTCCGGGAGCGGGGAGCTACGGAGCGCTCCCCGAGTCTGCATTTAGGGGGACGAAGGCCCTGCGCGGCCGACCGCGACCGCGACGACGCCCGCCGGGCCGCAGGGAAAGGATCGAGGCCGCCGAGGGGAACCGCTCCCCTCGCCGCGCCCCTACCGCCTTCCCTCCGGGCAccggccggccgccgccgccgccgcccaccGCGGGCAACGGGCCTGCGAGGCGACCCCAGCCGCGCCGCCGGGGTGGCCCCCGGACGGCGATTGATCGTCAAGCGACGCTCAGACAGGC GGAGACGCCGCCTCGTGTGCCGTTCTTCGGAGGCGGCCCAGGCGCCCGGGCTCGGCCCGGCCTCCGCGCGGAGGGCCAGCACGGCGCGCGACGGACCGCGGGGGGCACGGCGGCCCGCCCGACCTCGATTGCACGGGACGACACACACGCACACGCGGCCGGGGGCACGACGGCCGTCGGCCCCCGCACGCGCCGGCTCCCCTTCGCCGCGCCGCGGCGCGGCCGGCTCTCCCCAGCGGCCTTGCAACGCTCGAGACGGCACGCGCCGACGACCGCACCGCCGGCGCGCCCCCCGCGGGAACCGCTCCCGTCGGAAAGGCCAGCGACCGGCGGCCGCACCCCGTCGCCGGTGCCGGAGGCGGACGCCACCGAGACCCGAGCCGGCGCCGCGGGTGCCCGaggccggccgggcggcggacccgccgccgccgcggccgccctgccgggcccaCCGCAGCCGCGTCGCGCCGTCGGGGCCCCTTCCCCCGGGCACGCGCCCGGCGGAAGGCGTACGGCGCCGAGCCGGGGGGCAACGCCCGCTCGCCGCGCTCCCACGCGGAGACCGGGCGGGGAAGCGCCCCCGCGGCTGCCCGCACGCCCTCCCTTCGGCCCACACGCGGCCGGGAAGGGCGACGGGAACGCGACGGGTGAGGCCCGGGCCGGGACGGCCGACGGCGCCGGAGGGCGCCGCCCGGcaggccgcccccgcccccccggGCGGGAGGGGGGGACACTCGCCGAGCGGCGACGCCGCCGCTCGGCACGGGGCCGCCCGCGCTCGCGGGCCTCCGCCGACGGAGGCACCGCCGAGCGCTCGCCCCAGACGGGGTGGGGGGGCGGTCGGGCCGGGGACGTCCGGCGGACGGCGCCGCCGGTGCGTTCGAGGAGAAGGCCGTCGAGGGGAGAGGCACGGCCGCGCCAAGGAGAGAGCGGCCAAGGAGAGAGCGCGGCGGGCGCCGGCGGCCGCAACCCCGCggctgaggaaaggcagagagcgCGCGCTCTCTGCCGGCATCGCCCCGGTTTCGAGGGGAGCGGGTcggccggccccgcggcacGACCACGCGCCGCGGCCTCTCCGCCGAGGCCGGGCCGCAGAGAGGGGGGGGCAGGGCGCCCctccccggcgcggcgcggttACCCGCCGCCCGCGCGCGCGGCGGAGAcgacggcggcggcgggcgcgcggcCGGTGGCAACGGACACCACCGCAGGGGATCGGCGGGAGCGGCTCCCCACCCCTCAGTGGCGCCGCGCCACCGCCCGGCGCACGCctgccgccgccggcaccgccgccgccgccgcggcggggCGCGCCGAGCCGCCCGAGTCTTTAaaccgccgcccggcccggcgggccccttTCGGCCCCCGCGGCGTTTGA